From the Winogradskyella forsetii genome, the window GTATCTTCATCAGGGTAGTAGGCTTTAAAAGCCTTTATTGTGATTACACCATCATCAAACGAGGACTTAACTTCTGGTTGTCTTATAAAGTGAAAACCAACTGCATTTTCAAGTGAATTTACGTTGCTGGAACTGGTAGGCTGTCTGAATTTTTTAAATTTCTCCTTATGCAATTCTTGAATAATTTGATATGGTACTTTCAAAAAGTAATAGCGCACATTCCCTATCTCATAGTAATCATCAATAAATTGAACAGAATTTGCTGGCGCTATAATATAGATACGGTCGCCAACTTTTTTGCCAATATTTTTGTGAAGAATTTCTAAATAATCTTCATCAACTGCTGCATCCTTATGCTCCCAATATTTCCAAATCAATACGTCATACCCATCCTTACGTTCTCCTTGAAATTCAATACCTGCAATTTTTTTTGGTTTTGGGGTTACTTCAAAGAGATTTAGTACGAAGTCTTGATATTCTTTATGTTGTAATGAAAATAGTTTTTCTATATCGTAAAAACCCGTATTAATCGTGTGAAATGATGTTGACTTCTTGCCAAAATCTTTAGTTTTATTTTTTAGAGATTTTGAGTTTTGAATTGTCAATATTCTTTTTTGAATCGTGTAAAAAGCAAATTTACCAATATCACAAGTAATCCATTTTCTACCTAATTTTTCAGCAACTGAGGCTACGGTTCCGCTACCTCCAAAAAAATCCAAAACTAAATCATCCTTATTGGTTGACAACCGTATAATTCTTTCGATTAGTTCTTCAGGCTTTTGTGTGGGATAACTAACTCGCTCTTTGGACTGTGAATTGATGGGATTTACTGTATCCCATAATGACTGTAACGGAATTCCTTTTAATTCCTCTAAATACTTTTTAACCCGGATTCCTCCCTTGTTCGTAAAGTGCAAACGATTCTCAGAATCAAGTCTTTCCATTGTTGATAATGGACATCTCCAATATCCTTTTATGCCTTTGTATTCATAGGTATAACCTGAACCCTTTAACCCCTTAGCTGTTACAGGACCATCAGTCCATAAACGACCAT encodes:
- a CDS encoding site-specific DNA-methyltransferase; this translates as MTELSQREKDYLIEKLQKGEQLPEDFKYKLFPTIQKEYELVYAGKMRKEDILADEDGVTAAPLQIERTYNGDRESYPDGWKNMIVFGDNLQFLKTIYKNEDPLIKDKVKGKVKLIYIDPPFATESDFSGSQGQKAYTDKAKDAEFVEFIRRRLIIAKEILARDGSIYIHLDQKKSHYIKTILDEIFGEGNFRNEIVWKRTSAHSDSGKLGINCEFIFYYTNSEKYIWNQLYEYYSEKHLKRFRNQDEDGRLWTDGPVTAKGLKGSGYTYEYKGIKGYWRCPLSTMERLDSENRLHFTNKGGIRVKKYLEELKGIPLQSLWDTVNPINSQSKERVSYPTQKPEELIERIIRLSTNKDDLVLDFFGGSGTVASVAEKLGRKWITCDIGKFAFYTIQKRILTIQNSKSLKNKTKDFGKKSTSFHTINTGFYDIEKLFSLQHKEYQDFVLNLFEVTPKPKKIAGIEFQGERKDGYDVLIWKYWEHKDAAVDEDYLEILHKNIGKKVGDRIYIIAPANSVQFIDDYYEIGNVRYYFLKVPYQIIQELHKEKFKKFRQPTSSSNVNSLENAVGFHFIRQPEVKSSFDDGVITIKAFKAYYPDEDTLEDIPGLEALAMVVVDKNYNGNEFLMSDVFFAADIVSEDGKANVSIEDCGSKVSAVYIDIYGNEFREVFTNKNTKG